In Buchnera aphidicola (Sipha maydis), the following proteins share a genomic window:
- the glyA gene encoding serine hydroxymethyltransferase, protein MLIKQKYDKNDKIWKILHKERKRQNNSLTLIASENYASYEVMKAQGSILTNKYAEGYPNKRYYGGCKYVDIIENIAINRAKDLFKSEYANVQPHSGSQANFAVYNALLDPRDKILGMNLSDGGHLTHGSLINFSGKLYKSFSYKLNRNEEIDYSKLRDLARKHHPKMIISGFSSYSGICNWKKLREISDEIGAYLIADISHVAGLIVSGLYPSPINYAHVVTTTTHKTLSGPRGGLILSNEGDKILYDKLNKSVFPGSQGGPLMHVIAGKAIAFKEAMKKSFIKYQKQILINAKVMSQYFLKKNFKIISNNTYNHLFVLNLTNKGITGKEAEKFLGLSNLVVNKNSIPKDLQNPFVTSGIRIGTPAVTRRGLKEKECEKIAYWITILLNNFKDYKKSIKIKKEVLKMCDLYPIYTDL, encoded by the coding sequence ATGTTAATCAAACAAAAATATGATAAAAATGACAAAATATGGAAAATTCTTCATAAAGAAAGAAAGAGACAAAACAATAGTTTAACTTTAATAGCTTCAGAAAATTATGCTAGTTATGAAGTAATGAAAGCGCAAGGATCTATTTTAACAAATAAGTATGCTGAAGGTTATCCAAATAAGAGATATTATGGAGGATGTAAATATGTAGATATTATAGAAAATATAGCTATTAATAGAGCAAAAGATTTATTTAAATCTGAATATGCTAATGTGCAACCACATTCTGGTTCACAAGCAAATTTTGCTGTTTACAATGCATTATTAGATCCTCGAGATAAAATATTAGGAATGAATTTATCTGATGGAGGTCATTTAACTCATGGATCATTAATAAATTTTTCAGGAAAATTATATAAATCTTTTTCATATAAATTAAATAGAAACGAAGAAATTGATTATTCAAAGTTGCGTGATTTAGCAAGAAAACATCATCCTAAAATGATAATAAGTGGGTTTTCTTCTTATTCTGGAATATGTAATTGGAAAAAATTAAGAGAAATATCTGATGAGATTGGTGCGTATTTAATAGCTGATATTTCTCATGTAGCAGGATTAATTGTATCTGGTTTATATCCAAGCCCAATAAATTATGCACATGTTGTAACAACAACAACGCATAAAACTTTATCTGGTCCGAGAGGAGGATTAATTTTATCTAATGAAGGTGATAAAATTTTATATGATAAGTTAAATAAATCCGTTTTTCCTGGGTCACAGGGTGGACCTTTAATGCATGTAATCGCAGGAAAAGCAATCGCTTTTAAAGAAGCTATGAAGAAAAGCTTTATAAAATATCAAAAACAAATATTAATAAATGCAAAAGTTATGTCACAATATTTTTTAAAAAAAAATTTTAAAATAATTTCTAATAATACATATAATCATTTATTTGTATTAAATTTAACAAATAAAGGAATAACAGGAAAAGAAGCGGAAAAATTTTTAGGTTTATCGAATCTTGTAGTAAATAAAAACTCTATTCCTAAAGATCTACAAAATCCCTTTGTAACTTCAGGAATTAGAATAGGAACTCCTGCTGTTACACGTCGTGGATTAAAAGAAAAGGAATGTGAGAAAATTGCTTATTGGATTACTATATTATTAAATAATTTTAAAGATTATAAAAAAAGTATAAAAATTAAAAAAGAAGTTCTTAAAATGTGTGATTTATATCCTATTTATACTGATTTATAA